The sequence AGCCTGGTAAAACACCCTTTGTTTAATCAGGTGTTTTCTTAGTTCAAATTTACATGAATCTATTCTGGAGGTGTATTTGTATTATTGCTATCGGAACTTGCACGTGCAAGCTGCCTACTCCTAAATAAAACATTATATAAAGTGGGAGAAGAATCTGGAAAAGAGGAATTGGGAGAAGTGGGAGTGTAGACATCCTTTACGGTCTACATTCACTAGGTCATCTCCagtctttctttcctttttatttgggGGAAAGTTCATAAATGTCTCTTTTTTCATGCTTAAAGAAAGTAACAAAGTAAACTATTCACCagcacacttttttttctttttcatttttaaatgttgACTTATACTTCCAATTATCACAGGTATGCTTACTCTGAGGAAGTGGGAGAAGAATCTGATGAAGAAGCTCATTCTCTAACCAGTAGAAAGGGGGAGGGTGATATCAGTTTAGTCAAGCAAGAGAAGAATGTTGGAACCAATGATGATTTTGAACAAGAAGATGATGAGGAAGAAGATAAGAGGGAATGATCACGCAATAATTTTTGGTTGTGCATTATGGTCATGTTAATATGAGCTATGGGGTTGAGATCAGCCCATTCTCCCTGGAGTAACATTTATTGCTTCAATGATGACCCTGGTATGCAATGGGGTGGTGTAAGATTTTGTAAAAGTGTTCTAGGGTCAAAAGGCTGCTTactatttttgatatttttttcccacaatattAGCTTTGTTTCTTTGTGCATGTATAACATATGTTGCAAATGGTGATGTCAATAGGGTAAAGTagcttgagagagagaatgggaTTGAAATATTAGATGTCAATGCCCTTGACAATACATGTGTCATCATGATTAATTGTGAGCTTGGATTGTCATGTGATGCCATTTCTTCTCTAATTTTTAGCATCTAATGTAATTCAATTTGTTCAGTTAGTGCGTTATGGTCATGTTAATATGAGCTCTGGGGTTGAGATCAGCCTATTCTCCCTGGAGTAACATTTATTGCTTCAATGATGACCCTGGTATGCAATGGGGTGGTgtaagattttgtaaaaatgttctAGGGTCAAAAGGCTGCTTactatttttgatattttttttccacaatatTAGCTTTGTTTCTTTGTGCATGTATCACATATGTTGCAAATGGTGATGTCAATAGGGTAAAGCagcttgagagagagaatgggaTTGAAATATTAGATGTCAATGCCCTTGACAATACGTGTGTCATCATGATTAATTGTGAGCTTGGATTGTCATGTGATGCcatttcttctctattttttagcatctaatgtaattcaattttttcaGTTAGTGCAAGATGTCCCTTCTCATTTAAGTAGTCAGAACATCTAGTTCCAGTAAATGCTCATTTGTATTTGGCAGAAGCTTGTTACAGTTGATTATGTTTCCTTCATAAAGAGATTGTTGCAGACTTGTAGGAATGTTCAACTATACTTagaaaataatcatatcatttTAAGAAGGATTTGAGACTAAGTCTTATAAGTCGCAtctacaattttcatttttcacttcatcaaaaaagaaatcatcaaattttATAGGACCGTACTCACTCAAGTCTTTtacttaatttaatattatatatatgattatattttattattattttatatatatacatacataagATTTTTGTATCACTGTGTGGTAAAGAAATAACTCTTGGCTATAACAATTttaagggcttgtttggtaagggattttaaataacaattttcagtgtttaaatattgaaaactgtgagaaaaaaaaaaaagtgtttggtaGGAATTTTCAACTAGGAGAGTCTGAGTTACGTTTCTTATTTTATGGTATTTGAATACTGAATTTAGAGAACTCTTTTTaccagttttcagttttcaaataaCATTCTTTAATGAcacttttgtaaatatattaaaaattgtaGGCCCCACGTGATAAGACTACATATAAAAGAAAGTTTTGGAACTCTCCACTGATGCCGgaacttctttctctctctcaagtctcaagcCTTtggtcttctttttctctttctttttcctcccaTTCATGCCTGGGACCTTCCCTCTCACGCGGAGTCCTCTTCAAACTCTGGTTGTGCATCTATGTATCTTCCTATGTATAAACTTCAGAGTTTCTTCCATTATTCCATATATGGACCATTTCATATATTGGGCATATGGAAGAATGCTGGCATGGCTCCAATTACTTACATTGTCTaccttcaaaatttcaaacccattcAAAGCCTTACATGAATCATAATCATAATTAAACTAGAGAAATAGTACTAAAATAGCATACTCTGCTTTGAAACAATGCAACCTAAACACCCAAAACTGGATAGCACCAACAAGAGgccaaaatgggaaattaaccctgtttgccaaacaatataattagtaggcattgttttcaaactatattttttactagcatcgagtctaaaagactcgatttaaggcctataaatcgagtctcaaataCTCAATTTTTATGGTCTGATCACGTCTAATATGACATTTTTTCCACATGGCGACCACCTGGaaatcaagtctctaagactcgatttataagccaACCCTACAAAACAAGTAATATCCTGCATCTTTAGCCTCCTTCTcatcagagaagaaagagagaggaaaaaaaaaagaactcagAAACAGAACATCGACGCTGCCAGCACGACCCAGGCTGTGGtcaaagtgtattttttttatttttgggtttgggtttccgatttggttggtttttattttggattttgttctTGGGTTTTTTGGGGCTTTGGAAGCTTCAGAAAGGAGAGTGGGAGAAGAAGAGGACAAGAGGAAGATGGGAGAGAATgacttttgtttgttttgttgaagAATAAGGAGAAGGACAATCTGGCTCTGGGTACCAGTACCACTCCAGACACTTGAGTAAATGTTGCAgatgtaaatcgagtcttagagacttgatttCTAGGTGGACACCATGTGATAAAAGTGTCAACTCAAACCCGATCAAAACATGAAAACCAACCCTCAAATCAAGCCTCTTAGACTCgaaatgttaataaaaaatatagtttgaaaacaatGCCTGCTATTTATATTGTTTGGCAAATAGGGTTAATTTCTCATTTTGGCCCCAACAAAAAGGGTAGCTTACAACTAGATTTGTAGTCAGATCTGTGGATTTTCAGAGTTAGCCATACACTTTGATGCGTGGGTTTTGTAGTGGTTGTTGATGGCAACAAAAGCGACTTGTTTCCCCTTGGAATGCTTGATAGAGATGAGAACCTATGAGAGAGAAGTAGTAGTGGGTTTTGAGGACacagagaaaaggaaaagagaggaggaggagaggAGAGTAGTTTGAAAAGAGGCAATGGTAAAATGAGGGAGCTTTCTCCCTcttcaaataatataataatacttTTACCGTACTTatcagtttatatatatataaacacatatACATATCAATGGTTAAGCAGATCTGTCATTTTTGAAAGACATGACATGGGAAAACTGTAAATTCCaacaaaaaaggggaaaaaataaatgacaaatgGGGacatgaaaattattaaaaacacGTTTGCAAGATACTAAAAATGTAGGCCAAGAAACACCTTAACTAATATATCGAGAACAAGAAATCAGTAAAAATATTTGGGCACCCATTCATGCCCTCATCTCCAATCGATTTGGATATACAAAAGTTGCATTATAGGTTGGGACACTTGGACATCACATCTCTAGCATGTGCCTGGCCTTCGACCCGacatttggagagagagagaaagagagttttaGATAATAGAATTTATAGAGaggggaggaggaggaggcACGGGATTGGGGTATTTGTTTCTCAATTCATTGACATGGCTCCACATAATAAATCCACATAAAGCATTTACTTGCATAAGAGCATCCGCATCCGGATCTTaaatctcatcttattttaccatcccaaaaagttactttatcaattataccataccattttacaatacacccaccatcccaaaattctattattttaacatcttattaaaatattatttttttaatctttttttattattacttttccaACCATcaccttttttgttttcaaaatcaaCTATTCCCTTTTCCAACTGCttgcatttcttttcaatttcaattcaacgGTCATCCTGCCACGACTGTGcactattaaaataaattatttttggatgGCATAGCGCTACAGTGCGATCTCACATATGAGATCGCACTGTAGCATTATGCCAAAATAATTTGGCCGGTCTCAGGTATAGCTCTCCCATTGCTGGAGTAATTTGggcccaaatgccaaatatttttacaatttggcATTTGAGAAGCCCACTGTTGATGCTCTAATAACTCATCACAAAACATTTACTTACACAAGTTTGCTGCCTCCATCTCAATATCCCTTCAATAACACAAACCAATAAGATACTGACAATATTAACCAAATCTTTGAAACAAAGGATCAATGaagcttcttttctttatcCAACAAAACAGAGCGTTTCATCAGCATCCATTGCTTTGCATTAGTGTAAAAAGCAAGCAACATAAACTGTGAGAAGCAAAGAAGCATAATCATAGCATCAAAAAGGAAAGGATATCTGTGGGGGGGATGCATGGTTAAGTAAACAATATGAAGAACAACAGAGCATGACACAAGACAGATTGTGAAAAATGAATTGAAGGAACGCATCTCCTTTCTATCTTGTCTTCCACTTGGCACATAATAAATAAGGACGAAGAGAGCAGATACTGCAATATATGGTAGGATCAGCTTGTCACGACAAAGAAGAGGAAACATAGAGAACAAGGCATAAAGTGTAATCCATTTAAGAAGAAAAGGCTCTTCCAGTGCCAAAAGGCTTGCAGGCAGGAGAGGCAGCAAAATTGACTTCTCGTGCACTGTAAATTGaaacaatgaaaataatttttatatacaacaCTATGAAACGAGAgattaggaaaaacaaaatgaatcaaattcaaaaaaaaaaagaaaagaaaaaaaagatgacTTACCTTGGAATGAGAACATATAGAATGAGAATGCACTATTCAGCAGTCCATAAAGGAAACCATGGTTGCTTGGGGCCCATATCTGCTGAACCATTGAAGGCAGACATGTAGAAACAGTTGCACCAAGGCTGAGAAGCTTCAATGATTGTATTGTGAAGATACTCTTCCATTTTACAAGAACTGATGTTGTGCACCAAAAGTTAGCCACATAATCCTCATATATTCCTCTCTCAAAAGGAGCAAGACGAGAGAGAACCTGTAAATTTACCAAGCTTAAGTAATTCATAACTATAGTTGACTCAAAGATAAACTCAAAGAGAAGAATTTCTAAAAAAACTATGGATAGCCATAGCATAAAAACAGCAAAGATGGATTGCCATCTGATAGACCAACATCCTTGTAAGGAATTACCGCAAAAGATCTAtggagttaatttagtgtacaATAGAAGCATATTGACCACAGTTGTTTACCCTTGAAAAGGCTTCCATAGAATGAAGATATGGCCACCAAACAAGAGCAAATGTTCCCAAGACCACAAGGCCTAGTTTCAACACTTCAAGAGCAGGATTCCGGCGCCTAAGACTTTTACCCAAGAGATGGCTGAAAAATGCAGGTGCAAAATATGCAGTCATCTGCAGTAAACCACAATGAAACACTTGCTGAAGCCAAATCAGCTGGCAGGAGTGAAGTCCAGGAATAACAAAtacattattaaatatttaGCTTGTTACAAAAGGACTTGCAGACCACAATTTCTTTCACACACATGGCGCATGGAAGAGCATATAAAcaatatttcatatatattcaAACATAAATTAATCAAAATCCCTGGGAGAATGTTACTCAATATATAGCAAGGCAATTCTGCAATGGGCTTTTTATGAAATAACATTTTCTTCCCCTCTGCATCATATTTTTTCAGTGTTATTAAAAGATTAAACCCACTTAAGCACAAAGGCCTCTTCCTAGGTGCAAAGTGGAACCAAGCACCTAATTAAAGTgaagtgtaaattttttttaaggttaagTAATGACTTCTAATAGATGGAatcataatatataataataaattaattaaaattaaataaataaaaaaaaaacagtagtGTACGACAGTTGCAGGTTCATAAATCAATTCCCACATAAgctaatttaatttcttaaagtTTCTACAGAGTATTTTGAAAAGAATTATCAATGGAcaacatataaaatttaaacataacaTTTTATACAATTCTCCTGTGCTTCACAAAATCTACTCAATCATCACAATGATCAAACAATGTAAATGACTTAAATATAACACCCAAAATCATAGATCAACAAgcacaaaaaatagaaaaaagtagtAATTTTTATGCaaagggtttagggttttaggttTAGGGACCTGCTTGTGGTTGAGAGCAAGACTGAACAAGAAACAAGCTACTAGCTCTTTGTTAGAGAGAACAGCAGCAACAGCTCCAACAGTAAGGCCTAAGCTGATACAATTGTACTGACAGAATCAATGAGAATTAAAACATTAGCAACCCATACTAAGTGCCTTCAAAGTTTTAATATAGGGGTGGAAAAAAGCAATGGGAAATTCAATTTTGAACCTGAAAATGACCGTGATCTATGAGCATCAAACATGGACTCAGTAAAATCATTGCAATGTGCCATGCTATGTGAGTTTTATGGCCATTTGAGCGACCTGAATGGTATGCAAGAACAAAATAGAAAACTGCAGGAAAGAACACCAGTGCATCAGAGGATAGAACCGTCCACCTCATGAGAAGTTTTCTGCAGGAAAGAGCATAGAAAACTTCAGAAAGCTAAAATTTATCATTACTTACTGCTaatcaagaaaattgaaaaaagaagtttttgatgaaaaagaaTGTCTGATAATACAAACCCAAGATAAGATTCATGGCCTCGAGAACTGAAAAGAGAAACTGATTCAGGATGGAAGAATCTGAGAAATAGACCATGGAAATAGCTCTGGTAGGCAGTAAGGGGAGGGTAGTCAAGTCCCCAGTAGCTGATATTATTGGTTGTGCTGTTGCGATACCATTCCTTGACTGGCAAATTAAGGGTGATCTCCATCCAATGCCTCTGTGCCTCAAAGTCTCCATACTTGGGAGGATTTCCTGCACCAGAATAAGGATGGAGTGATATAGCCACTCTCACCAAAAGTGCAAACACAGCAATGCACAGGAATGAGGCTGCAATTCCCTTGTGAACCAACCACCAGCAAAGATCACCATCACCAACTTCCTTGTCTTTCACCACCTTCCTCCCCTTTGTCCTCTCCATCTCTCTTAGACTCTCCAGCCCTAGTCCACGGCAGAGACCACCAAAATTCTAGCTTTTTCTTAATGATCTGTATAATACAGGCAAAAGAAAACTATTGAAGAAGCCAACAAAAACATATCAATGTATCACTTGAATCCCTATGATAAAGTGCGTTGGATCATAAATCGTATGGCGCAAATCAGGAGGCAGGCTGACACggtacaattttttgaattccaCGTTACAGAAGAAAACACAACACGGATCTTCAAGAATATTGGGATATTGCTTCTTTTTGGTGCCAAACAAATAGGAGGAAGAGTTACAAATAAAGATTTGAAGCTTAAAAATTTGGCAGACACATTATTCCAAAATTAAAAGCAGTATTCAATTCAAGCAAGTCCCATAATTTTCAGTAAGAAGTATCTATACAGTAAAACGCTTtcgacaaaataaaaaagaatatgtaTATAGATCCCACAATCTTGTACAGCTCTCTCTATCAAACATGAATGACACTAAAAAAAGCacaaagaaattatattttagacAAACAATCTGTAATAGATATACATCCTTTGATCATAATTCAAAAGAAGAGCtaccaaaactttaataatgtTGCTAAACTGTGTCTCCttgacattttatcaaacacctgaAGCTCAACATGCAAATGACTAGCATGTAGGTGCAATCAATGGTGAAATTCGTACTAAACCGTCAATGGATCACAGAATTGACAAACACATAGACAACCCAGAACAAAGTTTGACTAAATATTAAAAACCGTGTCTTCttgacattttatcaaacaccagAACCTCAACATGCAAATGACTTGGATGTAGTTGTGGGCAGTAATGAAATTTGTACTAAATCGTCAATGGGTCACCGAATTGACAAACATATAGACAACCCAGAACACAATTTGATCAATATTTAGTTTTGGTACCTTTGGGATTCCTGACGTTGGCAACCACGTTTCAAATTTGGTCTCTTTCTTATAGTGTGACAGCTTGGTGTTCTTCTTCAACCTCTATTCCCACTAGCACCTTCATCTTCGTTTATTTGGTTAGTGTTTTTCTCACTCTTTGTGGAGGAAAGAAATGGAgaatgaaaatgttgtaaaatccGTGAGGGCTGTTTACGTTGAACTAGTGTTAAAAAATTGCTCCCATGCCCCCCACATGGAAAACAATTATGTTAGATTTCGATGGAATTTTGAAAGTTTCATTTTAGTCCGCTTTAGAGGTACCAAATTGAAATtaccaatttgaaattttaaggactaaattataaaaatgtcaaACCACACAAGATGGATGCTAATTGatcccaaacaaaacaaaattgtgaAGAACGGAATGGAAAAGTGAAAATTATCTTATGATACAGTCTTATAAGACATTTCTCTCATAACATATGTGAGTCCCAAATGTTGTGAATGAATCATTTCATGCGATACATTTTCATTGGAAAAGGGTGTTGTGTAAGGATAATAACAAGGTAGAGTAGGGTCACATCATAATATCAATGTATCATTTTCTTATTGTAAGgtctaattaaataaataagacttcattaacttatttaaatttatattcaataaatGATTACAATTTACATAAAGAAGATTAATATTATAATAGAATCAAAACTAACTCTCAAATTTGACGTACCAAAATAcatcaaattaacaaatatatagTTAGCCTTAAAATCTAGATTAACTCAAACtatgaaatttaaaatcatatcatatctGTGGAGGCCagttaatcaataattattaaaaccgtGTTAACTGGGTCTGTGGTCCATCCGAGGACGTTAAACCACCGAAGAGGCCCATATAAGGTTATAAggggaaccaaatgaaaagaggagtagatatcacatgagatgggtccagtattcgtccgaggacaaaatccttctcggcaatatgtgTCCGAGGACGACCTGAACGCCGTATTGTCACAAACACACTTTGAAGCTACATTACCACTAAAAGTGGGACATGAGGTCaggggtaagaaagaaaagataaacaaatatctttaacaactgctgcctccgcattaattgcctctcaaccaactctctgaccgcattaatgtggaggtgatgcctgacagtgatgaagcagccttacagctgctggttggaggttccaggaggtgtttgatgggacaggaagggatcCCCCAAATCCAatctacacgtgtgtggtgaagatgacaccaagagaGCAGTATATAATATGGAAGAATGCATTAAGAGAAAGGATCGGAACTTCTAAACAATTGATGCTTAGAAGAAAATCTTACGAAATAAAGAACTTAGCTTGTTTCAAGGATAAATTGATAGTAATATTTGTACTAATCCATCTAGAAACGTtaagtttaatcgtttttcttctgaattaatctagttcttttatatccacgctctacaaatttattgtttggactTTTagcgttcgaacccaatacgagTTTGGGATCgatacaaattgagtccttacaatatcatatactatataataagaGTTGAGCTTGGAAGTCGTGGTTGTGTCAAGTGATTTCACCAAATtgcataaatatttttaaaaaatagatataatttttcttctcctataatttctaaaaaaaatcttaattaaaaaaaaaaaaaggttggctGCCCCAAATTGCAAGAAATTTatagatgaaaaaataaatattaagccCTATGTATATCACTATATCCTACTTGAATTTGATCACAATTGAAATACTAATCCACATCAAGTACCACTTCCAAAACTAATTAGATAAAGCATGAATACAAAAACttctaattaaaatgaattacaaGGACCAACAAAACTAATTTGATAAAGCCCAAGACACCTAAACAAAAAGGAGAATGcgcataaatataaaaaacaaaagacaaaaaaggagAGGATAATTTGATTACAGTTGAAACACTATCCGCATCAAATACCTCTTTTAAATATTAATGTTTTAGCTATTATATACTGATTTCTTTTTCAAACTAAGTCTATCtctcaatttgaaaaaaaaaaaaaaaaatctcactccCGCTCCAAGAAACGGTTTGATATGGAAAacatcatcaccaccaccacacgCAAGTATTTTTTTACACTTTACATGCACTTGATTTGTCTTTCAAATATGCATACTGTTAATTTGCATTTAcaagatcaaaacaaaattcCATTATGAATTTACGACTATCAAGATCTATAGATTCGACCAATAAAAGACAAAGAATTACAGATTATATAAGCAATGAACATTTGATGATAACCAATATAGTCATacatttattttacataataaatttgCATCGATCTACTTCAATTGTGTACatctattttataataaatttgttgaatACTTTAATAAACCAGGATGCTAATGTTGTTGCAAATTTCCAAAGATGTGAAATACCTTACGTGAAATACCTTGAAAAAACCCTTAAGACATACATAATATCAATTGGATCAATTGATAAAACACATTGTACAAGGTCAGTAGGTTGGGAGAATTATTGCAGCCTTGTAGGTATattgaaaaactaaattttatcaaataaaaagcCTTCAAATTGCAAAATGACAATTTTTGCATGAGTACATGTTAATTATagtaattatataaaaaatattatcataattaatattgttatttacaaataattaaaaaaaacattgtttgtTCTTTGTAGTTTTGTGCACTATTGAATTCCTAAAAAGAGGATTGCCCCGTGCACATATTTTATTTGGCTTCACCATTGGCAGAAATTCCAAACAAAGATACAAACCCTGGTACATATAAAGCAGTAGCTCAATTCTTGATACATGTATGGACCATGTGGCGTAGCAATTAAAAACTCATTATTCCTTTCtctataataattatttatcttgttattgtttttcaaataaaatatatattttataagatTATGGTAAAACCTTGCAACACATGGGTCTTTaattggtgtgtatatatatatatatatatatatattaaaatgattaaGTGTGGATTAGGTTCATGTTCTTTGTGGGGGGTGGTGGGGAAGGGGGAGGAATTATGTTAAACTGTATTAGCTTAAATTCATTGAATTGGTGGAGTAAATGCACCTCACTTAATAAATCCAAATTAAAGTGAAAGTGATAGGGTACTAATAATGTTTTGACGTTGATAAATTCTACAATTAAAACGGGAGAATAAAGATTTAAAATGTGGAtgttttaattgaaaatatcaaaaaatactAATTGAGCTGCAAGTCTTTTAGAAAAGactggttttattttattccatttATAATCAAAGGGCTAATAATTtataacacaacaaatttatatcaattaaa is a genomic window of Quercus lobata isolate SW786 chromosome 2, ValleyOak3.0 Primary Assembly, whole genome shotgun sequence containing:
- the LOC115977462 gene encoding probable dolichyl pyrophosphate Man9GlcNAc2 alpha-1,3-glucosyltransferase isoform X1, yielding MERTKGRKVVKDKEVGDGDLCWWLVHKGIAASFLCIAVFALLVRVAISLHPYSGAGNPPKYGDFEAQRHWMEITLNLPVKEWYRNSTTNNISYWGLDYPPLTAYQSYFHGLFLRFFHPESVSLFSSRGHESYLGKLLMRWTVLSSDALVFFPAVFYFVLAYHSGRSNGHKTHIAWHIAMILLSPCLMLIDHGHFQYNCISLGLTVGAVAAVLSNKELVACFLFSLALNHKQQVFHCGLLQMTAYFAPAFFSHLLGKSLRRRNPALEVLKLGLVVLGTFALVWWPYLHSMEAFSRVLSRLAPFERGIYEDYVANFWCTTSVLVKWKSIFTIQSLKLLSLGATVSTCLPSMVQQIWAPSNHGFLYGLLNSAFSFYMFSFQVHEKSILLPLLPASLLALEEPFLLKWITLYALFSMFPLLCRDKLILPYIAVSALFVLIYYVPSGRQDRKEMRSFNSFFTICLVSCSVVLHIVYLTMHPPHRYPFLFDAMIMLLCFSQFMLLAFYTNAKQWMLMKRSVLLDKEKKLH
- the LOC115977462 gene encoding probable dolichyl pyrophosphate Man9GlcNAc2 alpha-1,3-glucosyltransferase isoform X2 produces the protein MERTKGRKVVKDKEVGDGDLCWWLVHKGIAASFLCIAVFALLVRVAISLHPYSGAGNPPKYGDFEAQRHWMEITLNLPVKEWYRNSTTNNISYWGLDYPPLTAYQSYFHGLFLRFFHPESVSLFSSRGHESYLGKLLMRWTVLSSDALVFFPAVFYFVLAYHSGRSNGHKTHIAWHIAMILLSPCLMLIDHGHFQYNCISLGLTVGAVAAVLSNKELVACFLFSLALNHKQMTAYFAPAFFSHLLGKSLRRRNPALEVLKLGLVVLGTFALVWWPYLHSMEAFSRVLSRLAPFERGIYEDYVANFWCTTSVLVKWKSIFTIQSLKLLSLGATVSTCLPSMVQQIWAPSNHGFLYGLLNSAFSFYMFSFQVHEKSILLPLLPASLLALEEPFLLKWITLYALFSMFPLLCRDKLILPYIAVSALFVLIYYVPSGRQDRKEMRSFNSFFTICLVSCSVVLHIVYLTMHPPHRYPFLFDAMIMLLCFSQFMLLAFYTNAKQWMLMKRSVLLDKEKKLH